The Hippoglossus hippoglossus isolate fHipHip1 chromosome 19, fHipHip1.pri, whole genome shotgun sequence genome has a segment encoding these proteins:
- the LOC117752410 gene encoding uncharacterized protein LOC117752410 isoform X3: protein MVVLAVAVFVTLSSCALGCSGNMNPSLKIQPAAVFKQMKNPQCEQTTLQQQQDALTQVNMKSLKQKTQSDFGTTLLTYGTSDEEEYDLRVSEEDSRRKSDPCFHYTVLDDAWRATNSTSKLRMCDRNVKWKGWYRLFYKGKSIQMPERCVPVNKCSTHAPLWLTGPHPKRRAGIVTRQVCGHWKKNCCAFKSSPIQVKKCLGNYYVYKFTKPVSCDLAYCADVNTLVCSRCRRNQSCVSRDKINWKCKTKKVIRRQVHFFASFPGQLSGKVNRIKYSKVLVNEGRAFSSRTGVFRAPVSGVYQFFFSTQTANAGQKTDLWLVVNGYWVAVSHTLVTRPSSVGSLATYMTFLRQGASVYVTHNCGKSWANAASMTITFGGSMLLQKK, encoded by the exons ATGGTTGTGTTGGCCGTGGCTGTGTTTGTAACCTTGTCGTCTTGTGCACTCGGCTGCTCGGGGAACATGAATCCT AGCTTGAAGattcaacctgctgctgttttcaag CAGATGAAGAATCCACAGTGTGAACAAACCacacttcagcagcagcaggacgctCTGACGCAG GTGAACATGAAGAGCCTGAAGCAAAAGACTCAGAGCGACTTCG GAACAACCCTTCTTACTTATGGCACaagtgatgaggaggaatacGACCTGCGTGTCTCTGAGGAAGACTCCAGGAGAAAGAGCGACCCCTGCTTCCACTACACCGTCCTGGACGATGCCTGGCGCGCCACCAACTCCACATCCAAGTTGAGGATGTGCGACCGCAACGTCAAATGGAAAG GCTGGTACCGCCTCTTCTACAAGGGTAAGAGTATCCAGATGCCCGAGCGTTGCGTCCCTGTGAACAAATGCAGCACCCACGCCCCGCTGTGGCTGACAGGGCCTCACCCGAAGAGGAGGGCCGGCATCGTCACCCGCCAGGTCTGCGGCCACTGGAAGAAGAACTGCTGCGCTTTCAAATCCTCCCCCATCCAGGTCAAGAAGTGTCTCGGCAACTACTACGTGTACAAGTTCACCAAGCCGGTGTCCTGTGATCTGGCTTACTGTGCGG ATGTCAACACACTGGTGTGTTCGCGCTGCAGAAGAAACCAGTCCTGTGTGAGCCGAGATAAGATCAACTGGAAGTGTAAGACAAAGAAAG TGATCAGAAGACAGGTCCACTTCTTCGCGTCCTTCCCGGGTCAACTCAGCGGCAAAGTGAACCGGATCAAGTACAGCAAGGTGCTGGTGAACGAGGGCCGGGCCTTCAGCAGCCGCACCGGGGTGTTCAGGGCTCCGGTCAGTGGGGTCTACCAGTTCTTCTTCTCCACTCAAACCGCCAACGCCGGCCAGAAGACGGACCTGTGGCTCGTGGTCAACGGCTACTGGGTGGCCGTGTCCCACACGCTGGTCACCCGGCCCTCGTCCGTGGGCAGCTTGGCCACGTACATGACCTTCCTCCGCCAGGGGGCCAGTGTGTACGTCACACACAACTGCGGGAAGTCGTGGGCCAACGCTGCCTCCATGACCATCACGTTCGGAGGCTCGATGCTTCTACAGAAAAAATGA
- the LOC117752410 gene encoding uncharacterized protein LOC117752410 isoform X1: MVVLAVAVFVTLSSCALGCSGNMNPSELQSLKIQPAAVFKQMKNPQCEQTTLQQQQDALTQVNMKSLKQKTQSDFGTTLLTYGTSDEEEYDLRVSEEDSRRKSDPCFHYTVLDDAWRATNSTSKLRMCDRNVKWKGWYRLFYKGKSIQMPERCVPVNKCSTHAPLWLTGPHPKRRAGIVTRQVCGHWKKNCCAFKSSPIQVKKCLGNYYVYKFTKPVSCDLAYCADVNTLVCSRCRRNQSCVSRDKINWKCKTKKVIRRQVHFFASFPGQLSGKVNRIKYSKVLVNEGRAFSSRTGVFRAPVSGVYQFFFSTQTANAGQKTDLWLVVNGYWVAVSHTLVTRPSSVGSLATYMTFLRQGASVYVTHNCGKSWANAASMTITFGGSMLLQKK, translated from the exons ATGGTTGTGTTGGCCGTGGCTGTGTTTGTAACCTTGTCGTCTTGTGCACTCGGCTGCTCGGGGAACATGAATCCT tCTGAGCTTCAGAGCTTGAAGattcaacctgctgctgttttcaag CAGATGAAGAATCCACAGTGTGAACAAACCacacttcagcagcagcaggacgctCTGACGCAG GTGAACATGAAGAGCCTGAAGCAAAAGACTCAGAGCGACTTCG GAACAACCCTTCTTACTTATGGCACaagtgatgaggaggaatacGACCTGCGTGTCTCTGAGGAAGACTCCAGGAGAAAGAGCGACCCCTGCTTCCACTACACCGTCCTGGACGATGCCTGGCGCGCCACCAACTCCACATCCAAGTTGAGGATGTGCGACCGCAACGTCAAATGGAAAG GCTGGTACCGCCTCTTCTACAAGGGTAAGAGTATCCAGATGCCCGAGCGTTGCGTCCCTGTGAACAAATGCAGCACCCACGCCCCGCTGTGGCTGACAGGGCCTCACCCGAAGAGGAGGGCCGGCATCGTCACCCGCCAGGTCTGCGGCCACTGGAAGAAGAACTGCTGCGCTTTCAAATCCTCCCCCATCCAGGTCAAGAAGTGTCTCGGCAACTACTACGTGTACAAGTTCACCAAGCCGGTGTCCTGTGATCTGGCTTACTGTGCGG ATGTCAACACACTGGTGTGTTCGCGCTGCAGAAGAAACCAGTCCTGTGTGAGCCGAGATAAGATCAACTGGAAGTGTAAGACAAAGAAAG TGATCAGAAGACAGGTCCACTTCTTCGCGTCCTTCCCGGGTCAACTCAGCGGCAAAGTGAACCGGATCAAGTACAGCAAGGTGCTGGTGAACGAGGGCCGGGCCTTCAGCAGCCGCACCGGGGTGTTCAGGGCTCCGGTCAGTGGGGTCTACCAGTTCTTCTTCTCCACTCAAACCGCCAACGCCGGCCAGAAGACGGACCTGTGGCTCGTGGTCAACGGCTACTGGGTGGCCGTGTCCCACACGCTGGTCACCCGGCCCTCGTCCGTGGGCAGCTTGGCCACGTACATGACCTTCCTCCGCCAGGGGGCCAGTGTGTACGTCACACACAACTGCGGGAAGTCGTGGGCCAACGCTGCCTCCATGACCATCACGTTCGGAGGCTCGATGCTTCTACAGAAAAAATGA
- the LOC117752410 gene encoding uncharacterized protein LOC117752410 isoform X4 has translation MVVLAVAVFVTLSSCALGCSGNMNPSLKIQPAAVFKMKNPQCEQTTLQQQQDALTQVNMKSLKQKTQSDFGTTLLTYGTSDEEEYDLRVSEEDSRRKSDPCFHYTVLDDAWRATNSTSKLRMCDRNVKWKGWYRLFYKGKSIQMPERCVPVNKCSTHAPLWLTGPHPKRRAGIVTRQVCGHWKKNCCAFKSSPIQVKKCLGNYYVYKFTKPVSCDLAYCADVNTLVCSRCRRNQSCVSRDKINWKCKTKKVIRRQVHFFASFPGQLSGKVNRIKYSKVLVNEGRAFSSRTGVFRAPVSGVYQFFFSTQTANAGQKTDLWLVVNGYWVAVSHTLVTRPSSVGSLATYMTFLRQGASVYVTHNCGKSWANAASMTITFGGSMLLQKK, from the exons ATGGTTGTGTTGGCCGTGGCTGTGTTTGTAACCTTGTCGTCTTGTGCACTCGGCTGCTCGGGGAACATGAATCCT AGCTTGAAGattcaacctgctgctgttttcaag ATGAAGAATCCACAGTGTGAACAAACCacacttcagcagcagcaggacgctCTGACGCAG GTGAACATGAAGAGCCTGAAGCAAAAGACTCAGAGCGACTTCG GAACAACCCTTCTTACTTATGGCACaagtgatgaggaggaatacGACCTGCGTGTCTCTGAGGAAGACTCCAGGAGAAAGAGCGACCCCTGCTTCCACTACACCGTCCTGGACGATGCCTGGCGCGCCACCAACTCCACATCCAAGTTGAGGATGTGCGACCGCAACGTCAAATGGAAAG GCTGGTACCGCCTCTTCTACAAGGGTAAGAGTATCCAGATGCCCGAGCGTTGCGTCCCTGTGAACAAATGCAGCACCCACGCCCCGCTGTGGCTGACAGGGCCTCACCCGAAGAGGAGGGCCGGCATCGTCACCCGCCAGGTCTGCGGCCACTGGAAGAAGAACTGCTGCGCTTTCAAATCCTCCCCCATCCAGGTCAAGAAGTGTCTCGGCAACTACTACGTGTACAAGTTCACCAAGCCGGTGTCCTGTGATCTGGCTTACTGTGCGG ATGTCAACACACTGGTGTGTTCGCGCTGCAGAAGAAACCAGTCCTGTGTGAGCCGAGATAAGATCAACTGGAAGTGTAAGACAAAGAAAG TGATCAGAAGACAGGTCCACTTCTTCGCGTCCTTCCCGGGTCAACTCAGCGGCAAAGTGAACCGGATCAAGTACAGCAAGGTGCTGGTGAACGAGGGCCGGGCCTTCAGCAGCCGCACCGGGGTGTTCAGGGCTCCGGTCAGTGGGGTCTACCAGTTCTTCTTCTCCACTCAAACCGCCAACGCCGGCCAGAAGACGGACCTGTGGCTCGTGGTCAACGGCTACTGGGTGGCCGTGTCCCACACGCTGGTCACCCGGCCCTCGTCCGTGGGCAGCTTGGCCACGTACATGACCTTCCTCCGCCAGGGGGCCAGTGTGTACGTCACACACAACTGCGGGAAGTCGTGGGCCAACGCTGCCTCCATGACCATCACGTTCGGAGGCTCGATGCTTCTACAGAAAAAATGA
- the LOC117752410 gene encoding uncharacterized protein LOC117752410 isoform X2: protein MVVLAVAVFVTLSSCALGCSGNMNPSELQSLKIQPAAVFKMKNPQCEQTTLQQQQDALTQVNMKSLKQKTQSDFGTTLLTYGTSDEEEYDLRVSEEDSRRKSDPCFHYTVLDDAWRATNSTSKLRMCDRNVKWKGWYRLFYKGKSIQMPERCVPVNKCSTHAPLWLTGPHPKRRAGIVTRQVCGHWKKNCCAFKSSPIQVKKCLGNYYVYKFTKPVSCDLAYCADVNTLVCSRCRRNQSCVSRDKINWKCKTKKVIRRQVHFFASFPGQLSGKVNRIKYSKVLVNEGRAFSSRTGVFRAPVSGVYQFFFSTQTANAGQKTDLWLVVNGYWVAVSHTLVTRPSSVGSLATYMTFLRQGASVYVTHNCGKSWANAASMTITFGGSMLLQKK from the exons ATGGTTGTGTTGGCCGTGGCTGTGTTTGTAACCTTGTCGTCTTGTGCACTCGGCTGCTCGGGGAACATGAATCCT tCTGAGCTTCAGAGCTTGAAGattcaacctgctgctgttttcaag ATGAAGAATCCACAGTGTGAACAAACCacacttcagcagcagcaggacgctCTGACGCAG GTGAACATGAAGAGCCTGAAGCAAAAGACTCAGAGCGACTTCG GAACAACCCTTCTTACTTATGGCACaagtgatgaggaggaatacGACCTGCGTGTCTCTGAGGAAGACTCCAGGAGAAAGAGCGACCCCTGCTTCCACTACACCGTCCTGGACGATGCCTGGCGCGCCACCAACTCCACATCCAAGTTGAGGATGTGCGACCGCAACGTCAAATGGAAAG GCTGGTACCGCCTCTTCTACAAGGGTAAGAGTATCCAGATGCCCGAGCGTTGCGTCCCTGTGAACAAATGCAGCACCCACGCCCCGCTGTGGCTGACAGGGCCTCACCCGAAGAGGAGGGCCGGCATCGTCACCCGCCAGGTCTGCGGCCACTGGAAGAAGAACTGCTGCGCTTTCAAATCCTCCCCCATCCAGGTCAAGAAGTGTCTCGGCAACTACTACGTGTACAAGTTCACCAAGCCGGTGTCCTGTGATCTGGCTTACTGTGCGG ATGTCAACACACTGGTGTGTTCGCGCTGCAGAAGAAACCAGTCCTGTGTGAGCCGAGATAAGATCAACTGGAAGTGTAAGACAAAGAAAG TGATCAGAAGACAGGTCCACTTCTTCGCGTCCTTCCCGGGTCAACTCAGCGGCAAAGTGAACCGGATCAAGTACAGCAAGGTGCTGGTGAACGAGGGCCGGGCCTTCAGCAGCCGCACCGGGGTGTTCAGGGCTCCGGTCAGTGGGGTCTACCAGTTCTTCTTCTCCACTCAAACCGCCAACGCCGGCCAGAAGACGGACCTGTGGCTCGTGGTCAACGGCTACTGGGTGGCCGTGTCCCACACGCTGGTCACCCGGCCCTCGTCCGTGGGCAGCTTGGCCACGTACATGACCTTCCTCCGCCAGGGGGCCAGTGTGTACGTCACACACAACTGCGGGAAGTCGTGGGCCAACGCTGCCTCCATGACCATCACGTTCGGAGGCTCGATGCTTCTACAGAAAAAATGA
- the pdk2a gene encoding pyruvate dehydrogenase (acetyl-transferring) kinase isozyme 2, mitochondrial translates to MKLVRFIMKNAALASVPKHIEHFSKFSPSPLSMKQFLDFGSINACEKTSFVFLRQELPVRLSNIMKEINLLPDKLLTTSSVQMVQSWYIQSLMEILEFLDKNPDDHKVLGEFVDALVTIRNRHNDVVPTMAQGIIEYKEAFSQDPVTNQNIQYFLDRFYMSRISIRMLINQHTLIFDGTTNPVHPNTIGSIDPLCRVEDVVQDAFHSAKMVCDQYYLCSPDLILQEMNNKKKNHSINIVYVPSHLYHMLFELFKNAMRATIETHESSNNLPPIQVMVSLGGEDMSIKVSDKGGGVPFRRIENLFSYMYSTAPAPQIGEHTRPPLAGFGYGLPISRLYAKYFQGDLQLYSMEGHGTDAVIYLKALSTDSIERLPVYNKTALKNYKVSQEADDWCIPSTEPLDLSNYKVAK, encoded by the exons ATGAAGCTGGTGCGGTTCATCATGAAGAACGCGGCTCTGGCCAGTGTCCCCAAACACATCGAGCACTTCTCCAAGTTCTCCCCCTCCCCGCTCTCCATGAAGCAGTTCCTCGACTTCG GTTCAATCAACGCCTGTGAGAAGACGTCCTTCGTCTTCCTGAGACAGGAGCTTCCTGTGCGACTCTCCAACATCATGAAGGAAATCAACCTCTTGCCCGACAAACTGCTCACAACCTCGTCTGTGCAGATGGTGCAGAGCTG GTACATCCAGAGCTTAATGGAGATCCTTGAATTCCTTGACAAGAATCCTGACGACCACAAAGTCCTGGGAGA GTTTGTCGACGCCTTGGTGACCATCAGAAACCGGCACAACGACGTCGTGCCCACCATGGCCCAGGGCATCATCGAGTACAAAGAGGCCTTCTCCCAGGACCCAGTGACCAATCAGAACATCCAGTACTTCCTGGACCGCTTCTACATGAGCCGCATCTCCATCCGCATGCTCATCAACCAGCACA ctcttatCTTTGACGGCACCACCAACCCCGTCCACCCCAACACCATCGGCAGCATCGACCCTCTCTGTCGGGTCGAAGACGTCGTCCAGG ACGCCTTCCACAGTGCCAAGATGGTGTGTGACCAGTACTATCTCTGCTCCCCCGATCTGATACTGCAGGAGATGAACA ATAAGAAGAAGAACCACTCGATAAACATCGTGTACGTGCCCTCTCACCTCTATCACATGCTGTTTGAGCTCTTCAAG AACGCTATGAGAGCCACCATCGAGACCCACGAGAGCAGCAACAACCTCCCGCCCATTCAAGTCATGGTGTCTCTGGGAGGCGAGGACATGTCAATCAAG GTGAGCGACAAGGGGGGCGGTGTCCCATTTCGCAGGATCGAGAATCTTTTCAGCTACATGTACTCCACCGCTCCCGCTCCACAGATAGGAGAGCACACGCGGCCTCCACTG GCTGGCTTCGGCTACGGCCTGCCCATCTCCCGACTCTACGCCAAGTACTTCCAGGGGGACCTGCAGCTCTACTCCATGGAGGGCCACGGCACAGACGCTGTCATCTACCTGAAG GCGCTGTCCACAGACTCCATCGAGAGGCTGCCTGTGTACAACAAAACCGCTCTGAAGAACTACAAGGTGAGCCAGGAGGCGGACGACTGGTGCATCCCCAGCACGGAGCCCCTGGACCTGAGCAACTACAAGGTGGCCAAGTGA